From the genome of Treponema peruense:
TGCCGAAACAATAACCGCAATTACCGCATCTGAAAGTGACAAAGGCCCGTTCATTTATTTTCCCCTTCGTTTTTGTTTATTCTGTAATTTTTGAAGAAAGCCGGTCCACGCAGTAAAAGCATTACCCCCATTCCAAAACAAATAGCAACCCAGATTATGTTTGAAGCGGCAAAGACTCCCGTTTTGTAAAGCACAACCGTCACCGCAGTTGTCAGAATTCCGATTACAGCCGGAACAAAATCATGGTTCTGCTTAATCTGTTCAATTGTAAGAACAACAAAAAGTGCCGTCAGTGCAAAATCTACACCGTTAAGGTACTGTGCAAGATTGTATTTTTCAAGAACACTGAATGCAACGGCTCCAATCACGCTTCCCAAAACCCAGTATGACTGGTCAAGAAGGGAAATTGCAAAATACATTGCGCCTTTATTTACGTTGTCAGGAAGTTCAAGTCCCGAAACAAGGGCAAAAGTTTCGTCGGTAATGGCAAAAACAAGATACGGTTTGTAAATGCCCATATTCTTGTACTTGCCGATAAGTGAAAGTCCGTAAAAAACATGGCGTATTCCGATCAAAAGCTGAACAACTATCATTACAGAAAGCCCTGCCCCAGATGCAAGAAGTCCTACTGCAAAATACTGGCCCGAACCCGTATACATTGTAAGACTCATCAAAAGTGACATCCACCATGGGTAGCCGGCCTGAACAATCATAAGCCCGAACGGAATACCGATTGCAATATAACCGAAAAAAATCGGCGCCGTAATCTTCAGCGCCTGACGAAAAATATAAGCATTCATTTCAGGTTATTATATACAAAATATAAACTAATTGCAATTTTTACAAATTCATTCAGTTTTTGAACAGGCTGAATTTTACCCCGTTTTTTACCGGAATTTATTATAAATCTATTGACAATTTTGCCCAATAAGTGGAAAGTAACTTTAACAATATAAGACAGAGGAGTTGTACCGGGGTGAACGGAAGTACAGTTTCTATCGACCATGTTTCAAAGCATTTTGGAAATTTCCATGCGCTTGACAACATCAATTTTACTATCAAACAGGGTGAATTTTTTTCACTTCTCGGTCCTTCAGGCTGCGGTAAAACAACGCTTTTAAGAATAATTGCCGGATTCGAATTCCCCGATGAGGGAGCGGTTCTTTTTGATGACAAGGATATAGTTCCGCTTCCGCCCAACAAGAGACAAAGCAATACTGTTTTCCAGAGTTATGCGCTTTTTCCTCACATGACGGTTTATGAAAATGTAGCTTTTCCGCTCAGATTAAGAAAAGTAGACAAAAATACAATTGACGAAAAGGTCAGAAATTACCTGCATCTTGTTCAGCTTGACCAGCATATTTTCAAAAAGCCCAACCAGCTTTCGGGCGGTCAGAGACAGCGTGTTGCCATAGCCAGAGCCCTTATCAACGAGCCCAAAGTTCTTCTTCTTGACGAACCGCTTTCTGCACTTGATGCAAAGCTCAGGGCAAATCTTCTTGTTGATCTGGACGCACTTCATGACAAAATAGGCATTACATTCATCTACGTTACCCATGACCAGAGTGAAGCCCTTGCCGTAAGTGACAGAATTGCCGTAATGAACGCAGGAAAAGTTCTTCAGGTAGGAACACCATTTGAAATTTACGAAAGTCCTGCGACACAGTTTGTAGCACAGTTTATCGGAGACACAAATCTTTTTGAAAGCACTGTTGTGTCATGCGAAAATCACCAGACTCCGGGAAAAGACCCTGACTTTATGGTAACGCTCAACACTCCGTCACTCGGACTGCAGGCCCAGCTTAAGGGCGACACACAGGCTACCAAGGAAGAAGACAAAAACATTCTTGTAACCGACTACGAGCATACTGACGAAGGACAGAAAGTCTGCTTTACAATCAGACCTGAAAAAATAAGAATCACACTCGATGAACCCGATGTTCACGGAAGAAAAGACATCAACGTATTCAAGGGAATTGTTGAAGAACCCGTATACACAGGTTTCCAGTCAAAATTCTATGTAAGGCTCGAAAACGGAACAATAATCAAAGTTTTCAAGCAGCACACAAATTATCTTGATGACGGCCCTGAAATTGCATGGAAAGATAAAGTCTACGTTTCCTGGTCTGCAGAAGACGGATACATCGTAGAGGACATCAACGCATGAGCGCGGAGGTTTCGCCTGTGACAAAAACGGCATCAAAGAAAGACAAACTCCAAAAAAAGGAGCATAGCCTTCAGCTTAAGGTCGCCGCAAAGGCTTATTCCGCAAAGTACAAAAAAAAGAACCCCGGTCCTGCCTATGCCTGGCCTATGGGACTGTGGTTTTCTGTATTCTTTGCTGTTCCGCTTCTTATAATTCTGTGCTATTCCTTTATGAAAAGAGATGTCTACGGTGGAGTCGTAAGCGAATTCTCACTCAAGGCATACAAACAGATGTTTTCCCCGGCTTACGGTGTTGTTTTCCTAAGAACGCTTGTAATAACGGTAATAGCTACGGTAATTACAATTCTTATTTCCCTTCCGTGCGGATACGCAATGGCCCGCAGCAGACACCAGACGCTTCTTCTTATTCTTGTAGTTGTTCCGTTTCTTACGAACAGCCTTATAAGAATTTTTGCATGGATGACTATTCTTGGCGACAACGGAATGCTCAACATGACAGGAAAATTTTTCTTTGACCTGTGGCACAAAATATTCCCCGGAGACGGAACAGCGGTTTTTGTTCCCGGAAAATTCATGTTTACAAAAGGCTCTGTCATTCTCGTAAATATTTACATGTATCTGCCATACGCCATTCTGCCGGTTTTTACAGCCGTGGACAGATTTGACTTTACACTCATCGAAGCGGCACGTGACCTTGGCGCAACAAAAGCCCAGTCTATGCTCAAAGTTCTTGTTCCGGGAATAAGAAGCGGAATCATGAGTGCAATTATCTTTACATTTATTCCTATCTTCGGAAACTATACTGTTCCGCAGCTGGTCGGTGGAAAAGACAGTTACATGCTGGGAAACATAATTGTTGACCAGGTTCAGAAAGTAAGAAACTGGCCGCTCGCTTCTGCATTCAGCATGGTGATTACTCTCATAAGTATGGCTGGTGTTCTTCTTATGCTGTCTTCAGGAAAAAAAGAAGCCGGTCTTAAAAAAATGCAGAATAAAGAAGATACTTCGGCAAAACTTGCGGGAGGAATTCAATGAAAAATCCCTTTCTTATTTTCAAACGCCGCGAAGCAAAACATGAGTCGGCAAGACATGCAAAACGCAACTGGAAGAAGCGTAACACGACTTTTTCTGTTTCCAATACAGTTTTGTGCCTGTCACTTCTGTTTCTTTTTATTCCGCTTTTTGTAATTGTTCTGTATTCGTTCAATGCGTCAAAGGACACACGTTTTACACAGTTTTCTTTTGTCTGGTACCAGAAGCTCATCTTTGAGTCAAAACCGCTCTGGCAGGCACTTCTGAACAGCATGATTGTAGCCGTTTCTTCGTCGCTCGTTGCTACAATTCTGGGAACAATGGCTTCTATCGGAATAAGCTGGTACAAATTCTTCGGAAAATCGTACATCCAGAGCATAAGTTTTCTTCCCATGGTTCTTCCCGAAGTTATTATGGGTATTTCCATGCTCATTTTCTTTAGCGGAATAAAGCTTTCACTCGGTTTGTTTACAATTTTTATTGCCCATACAACTTTCTGTCTTCCGTTCGTTTATCTTATGGTAAGTGCCAGAGTTGATGAATTTGACTATTCTATTATTGAAGCAAGCCATGATCTTGGTGCAAATGAAGTCCAGACTCTATTCCGAGTTATAATTCCTGCAATTATGCCGGGAATAATGTCGGGCTTTATGATGAGCATTACAATGTCGCTGGAAGATTACGTTATTACGGCTCTTGTAAGCGGACCGGGAAGTACAACACTGCCTCTTTACGTTTATTCAATGATCAGATTCGGGGTAAGTCCTGTAATTAACGCACTTTCTTTTGTTCTTATTCTTGCAATCTGCTCAATTGCCATTATGCTTAGAAAAGGACTCAAGACATTTGCTGCTTCGCGTTAAGATAAAAAGGCCGTTGTAACATGCGGTCTTTTATATTCATTTTTTCTTCAAAAACTTCAAATATTTTTATAGGAGGAGTATAAAAAATCCGCCGAAATGGCGTCGGCTTTTTTATCTCAAAGTTCGCTTCGCGAACTTTCTTTATTGAACTGCGTTTTTCACTTCGTTGCAAAACGCAATAAAAACATTTTCGACTGTTGAAACAGTCTTCAAATATTTTTATAGGAGAATATTATGAAAAAAGGATTTTACAGTGCGGTGTTTGCCACAGCATGTTTGGTGACTCTATTCACTTCCTGTGAAAAAAAGTCAGACGGTGTACCTGCTCAGAAAGATGACAAGGTACTTTATCTTTACAACTGGACGTATTACACTCCGGATGAAGTTCTGCGCAACTTTGAAGCAGAATTCGGCTGTACTGTAAAATATGACAGTTATGCTTCCAACGAAGAAATGTACAACAAACTCCGTGGCGGTGCAAAAGGATACGATATTGTAGTTCCGTCACAGGATTACGCTTCAATTATGATTAACCAGGGAATGTTGCGCGAACTTGACCAGTCAAAGATGACAAACAGAAAGTTCATTAACCCGCAGGTTCTTGCAAAGGCAACATACGACCCCGAAATGAAATACTGCGTTCCATATTACTTTGGTGCAGCGGGAATTGCCGTCAACAAAGAAAGGGCCGCTTCTTCCTATGAACGCAACTGGAATATTTTTGCCGACAAGCAGTTTGCAGGACACGCAACAATGATGGACGACATGCGCGAAGTTATCGGAGATGCACTGGCACATCTTGGAAAGAGCGTAAACTCCCTTGATGACAGCGAACTTGCAGAAGCAAAGAATCTTATTGCAAAAGACTGGAAGCCGAATCTTGTTAAATTTGATGCAGAAGGCTTTGGCAAATCGTTTGCTTCTGGTGACTTCTGGCTTTGCCAGGGATATGCAGAAGTTGTTTTCGGTGAAGTTCCCGAAGACAGATGGAATACAGTAGATTTCTTTATTCCAGAAGAAGGAGGACCGTCTTACCTTGACAG
Proteins encoded in this window:
- a CDS encoding AzlC family ABC transporter permease; amino-acid sequence: MNAYIFRQALKITAPIFFGYIAIGIPFGLMIVQAGYPWWMSLLMSLTMYTGSGQYFAVGLLASGAGLSVMIVVQLLIGIRHVFYGLSLIGKYKNMGIYKPYLVFAITDETFALVSGLELPDNVNKGAMYFAISLLDQSYWVLGSVIGAVAFSVLEKYNLAQYLNGVDFALTALFVVLTIEQIKQNHDFVPAVIGILTTAVTVVLYKTGVFAASNIIWVAICFGMGVMLLLRGPAFFKNYRINKNEGENK
- a CDS encoding ABC transporter ATP-binding protein, whose translation is MNGSTVSIDHVSKHFGNFHALDNINFTIKQGEFFSLLGPSGCGKTTLLRIIAGFEFPDEGAVLFDDKDIVPLPPNKRQSNTVFQSYALFPHMTVYENVAFPLRLRKVDKNTIDEKVRNYLHLVQLDQHIFKKPNQLSGGQRQRVAIARALINEPKVLLLDEPLSALDAKLRANLLVDLDALHDKIGITFIYVTHDQSEALAVSDRIAVMNAGKVLQVGTPFEIYESPATQFVAQFIGDTNLFESTVVSCENHQTPGKDPDFMVTLNTPSLGLQAQLKGDTQATKEEDKNILVTDYEHTDEGQKVCFTIRPEKIRITLDEPDVHGRKDINVFKGIVEEPVYTGFQSKFYVRLENGTIIKVFKQHTNYLDDGPEIAWKDKVYVSWSAEDGYIVEDINA
- a CDS encoding ABC transporter permease, with the translated sequence MGLWFSVFFAVPLLIILCYSFMKRDVYGGVVSEFSLKAYKQMFSPAYGVVFLRTLVITVIATVITILISLPCGYAMARSRHQTLLLILVVVPFLTNSLIRIFAWMTILGDNGMLNMTGKFFFDLWHKIFPGDGTAVFVPGKFMFTKGSVILVNIYMYLPYAILPVFTAVDRFDFTLIEAARDLGATKAQSMLKVLVPGIRSGIMSAIIFTFIPIFGNYTVPQLVGGKDSYMLGNIIVDQVQKVRNWPLASAFSMVITLISMAGVLLMLSSGKKEAGLKKMQNKEDTSAKLAGGIQ
- a CDS encoding ABC transporter permease, producing MKNPFLIFKRREAKHESARHAKRNWKKRNTTFSVSNTVLCLSLLFLFIPLFVIVLYSFNASKDTRFTQFSFVWYQKLIFESKPLWQALLNSMIVAVSSSLVATILGTMASIGISWYKFFGKSYIQSISFLPMVLPEVIMGISMLIFFSGIKLSLGLFTIFIAHTTFCLPFVYLMVSARVDEFDYSIIEASHDLGANEVQTLFRVIIPAIMPGIMSGFMMSITMSLEDYVITALVSGPGSTTLPLYVYSMIRFGVSPVINALSFVLILAICSIAIMLRKGLKTFAASR
- a CDS encoding extracellular solute-binding protein, with translation MKKGFYSAVFATACLVTLFTSCEKKSDGVPAQKDDKVLYLYNWTYYTPDEVLRNFEAEFGCTVKYDSYASNEEMYNKLRGGAKGYDIVVPSQDYASIMINQGMLRELDQSKMTNRKFINPQVLAKATYDPEMKYCVPYYFGAAGIAVNKERAASSYERNWNIFADKQFAGHATMMDDMREVIGDALAHLGKSVNSLDDSELAEAKNLIAKDWKPNLVKFDAEGFGKSFASGDFWLCQGYAEVVFGEVPEDRWNTVDFFIPEEGGPSYLDSMCILKDSAHYELANEFINYIQRPEVYAKFLDSFKFPCFVNTEAQKYMTTTPMYEASQMTNCELKNDIGEGLDKYQEIWQEIRYTD